One window of Saccharopolyspora phatthalungensis genomic DNA carries:
- a CDS encoding antitoxin, whose amino-acid sequence MSFLDRAKELANQAKGKAEELAEKAGPSAAKGLDAAKSSLDKATGGKYHDKIETVSHKVEGMIKRDHHDGQPPKGPEDKGPEDKGGPTEPGTGPKTP is encoded by the coding sequence ATGAGTTTCCTGGATAGGGCCAAGGAACTGGCAAATCAGGCCAAGGGCAAGGCCGAAGAACTCGCCGAGAAGGCGGGCCCGAGCGCGGCGAAGGGACTCGACGCCGCAAAGTCGAGCCTGGACAAGGCCACCGGCGGCAAGTACCACGACAAGATCGAGACGGTCAGCCACAAGGTCGAGGGCATGATCAAGCGCGACCACCACGACGGCCAGCCACCGAAGGGCCCGGAGGACAAGGGCCCCGAGGACAAGGGCGGTCCCACCGAACCCGGCACCGGCCCGAAAACCCCCTGA
- the galT gene encoding galactose-1-phosphate uridylyltransferase, with product MKRTARRLADGREIIYFDADPARVREAADTRDLPPQAPASEMRRDPLTGEWVAIAAHRQSRTYKPPAELCPLCPSSPGRPTEIPESDYDVVVFENQFPSFAQGIPGGESTVEGMPMVPSAPARGRCEVVCFTSDHDSSFGKLSPAQVRTVVDVWADRTAALAETPGVEQVFCFENRGEEIGVTLHHPHGQIYGYPFITPKTEKMLQVAEKYLAQHGRHVQGDVLNAERAAGDRVIVESDHWTAFVPAAARWPVEVHLVPHRQVPDIVALTDAERDDFAVTYLDVLRRLDGLYDRPLPYIAAWHQAPVRADRELSWLHLEVFSVLRSADKLKYLAGSESGMAVWINDVTPEQIAARLR from the coding sequence GTGAAGCGGACGGCGCGACGCCTGGCCGATGGCCGCGAGATCATCTACTTCGACGCCGATCCGGCGCGGGTCCGGGAGGCCGCGGACACCCGGGACCTGCCCCCGCAGGCCCCGGCGTCGGAAATGCGGCGGGACCCGCTGACCGGGGAATGGGTGGCGATCGCCGCGCACCGGCAGTCGCGGACCTACAAGCCGCCGGCCGAACTCTGCCCGCTGTGCCCGAGCAGCCCCGGGCGGCCCACCGAGATCCCGGAATCGGACTACGACGTCGTCGTGTTCGAGAACCAGTTCCCGTCGTTCGCACAAGGAATCCCCGGCGGCGAGTCCACTGTGGAGGGCATGCCGATGGTGCCGTCCGCGCCCGCGCGGGGCCGCTGCGAGGTGGTGTGCTTCACCTCCGACCACGACTCCTCGTTCGGCAAGCTCAGCCCCGCCCAGGTGCGCACCGTGGTGGACGTCTGGGCCGACCGGACCGCCGCGCTCGCTGAAACACCCGGTGTGGAGCAGGTTTTCTGCTTCGAGAACCGCGGTGAGGAGATCGGCGTCACGCTGCACCACCCGCACGGCCAGATCTACGGCTACCCGTTCATCACGCCGAAGACCGAGAAGATGTTGCAGGTAGCCGAGAAGTACCTGGCGCAGCACGGTCGGCACGTGCAGGGCGACGTGCTCAATGCCGAGCGCGCCGCCGGGGACCGGGTGATCGTGGAGTCCGATCACTGGACCGCCTTCGTGCCCGCCGCCGCGCGCTGGCCGGTCGAGGTGCACCTGGTGCCGCACCGCCAGGTGCCGGACATCGTGGCGCTCACCGACGCCGAACGCGATGACTTCGCGGTGACGTACCTGGACGTTCTGCGCCGCCTCGACGGCCTCTACGACCGCCCGCTGCCCTACATCGCGGCCTGGCACCAGGCTCCGGTGCGCGCCGACCGGGAGCTTTCCTGGCTGCACCTGGAGGTCTTCTCGGTGCTGCGCTCGGCGGACAAGCTGAAGTACCTTGCCGGCTCGGAGTCCGGCATGGCGGTGTGGATCAACGACGTCACGCCGGAGCAGATCGCCGCGAGGTTGCGGTGA
- a CDS encoding SAF domain-containing protein yields MAPKDRLDSTARDRISALFLAKRGFRLHVLRRLTAAALLLLAAGLALQPRHGPPDKRVAVLVAARDLPPGRVLSKADLARRELPADLVPDGALRDIAAAEGRVLGAASRSGEPLTDVRFNGPVVASGRAGTASAPVRLADPEVADFLVPGRRVDIVTTITRSGHASVLAEDVPVVAVQPAHGSRDQGRLIFVGLPEGPAAAVAAASVAQPVTITLR; encoded by the coding sequence ATGGCACCGAAAGATCGTCTCGACTCGACGGCGCGCGACCGCATCAGCGCGCTTTTCCTTGCCAAGCGGGGTTTTCGCCTGCACGTGCTGCGAAGGCTGACCGCCGCCGCGCTGCTGCTGCTCGCCGCTGGACTCGCTTTGCAGCCACGCCACGGGCCACCGGATAAGCGCGTCGCCGTCTTGGTCGCCGCCCGCGACCTCCCGCCCGGCCGGGTCCTGTCGAAGGCGGACCTGGCGCGCCGTGAGCTGCCCGCGGACCTCGTGCCGGACGGCGCGTTGCGCGACATCGCAGCGGCCGAGGGCCGGGTGCTCGGCGCTGCCTCGCGCAGTGGCGAACCGTTGACCGACGTCCGGTTCAACGGCCCGGTGGTGGCCTCGGGCCGCGCCGGCACGGCATCCGCACCGGTCCGGCTCGCCGACCCCGAGGTGGCCGATTTCCTGGTCCCCGGCAGACGCGTGGACATCGTCACAACGATCACTCGATCGGGTCATGCTTCGGTGCTCGCCGAGGACGTCCCGGTGGTCGCGGTCCAGCCCGCGCACGGCAGTCGCGACCAGGGCAGACTCATTTTCGTCGGGCTCCCCGAAGGGCCCGCGGCGGCGGTGGCCGCGGCATCCGTGGCCCAGCCGGTGACCATTACGCTCCGCTGA
- a CDS encoding S1C family serine protease — MTDHTPGSYGERPDEPKPQADGPAAGAGDMPPAGVPQQQPDQQQHYEQSAYQQPTYQQSAHQQAFQSQPPHSTQQFQSQSWPSGGGYTAMAPMQQHRNRHTGLIAGAAVLALAAGLLGGGVGGYVGYQLGGDKGAVTSLEQPRPARSASTAPQGSVQQVAEKVLPSVVQLQVVTGRGAGEGSGIILSSDGYILTNNHVVDGGGQGRGQVTAQFQDNRSAPVRIVGTDPKSDLAVVKADVTGLTPADLGRSDDLPVGAAVVAIGSPFGLSGTVTSGIISAKDRPVRAGGESGSQESVLDALQTDAAINPGNSGGPLVDMDGNVVGINSAIYSPGSGQEQAGSVGLGFAIPVDQARRIATELKDTGSATQTTLGVTIGNAQQAGAQVRDVVPGGPAEQAGIRSGDVITKMDDRSIMDADALVAAVRSHAPGDRVRITITGSGGDRTADATLTGQKG, encoded by the coding sequence ATGACCGATCACACCCCGGGCTCCTACGGCGAACGGCCGGACGAACCGAAGCCGCAGGCGGACGGGCCTGCCGCGGGCGCCGGCGACATGCCACCAGCCGGGGTGCCGCAGCAACAGCCGGACCAGCAGCAGCATTACGAGCAGTCGGCTTATCAGCAGCCGACCTATCAGCAGTCGGCCCACCAGCAGGCCTTCCAGTCACAACCACCGCATTCGACCCAGCAGTTTCAGTCGCAATCCTGGCCCTCGGGCGGCGGCTACACGGCGATGGCCCCGATGCAGCAGCATCGGAACCGGCACACCGGGCTGATCGCCGGGGCGGCGGTGCTCGCTCTGGCGGCGGGACTCCTCGGCGGCGGCGTCGGCGGGTACGTCGGATACCAGCTCGGCGGCGACAAGGGTGCCGTGACTTCCCTGGAACAACCGCGCCCCGCGCGCAGCGCGAGCACCGCGCCGCAGGGCTCGGTGCAGCAGGTTGCCGAGAAGGTGCTGCCCAGCGTCGTGCAACTGCAGGTGGTGACCGGGCGCGGCGCCGGTGAGGGTTCCGGAATCATCCTCAGCAGCGACGGCTACATCCTCACCAACAACCACGTTGTCGACGGTGGCGGCCAAGGTCGTGGTCAGGTCACCGCGCAGTTCCAGGACAACCGCTCGGCGCCGGTGCGGATCGTCGGCACCGACCCGAAGTCCGACCTCGCGGTGGTCAAGGCCGATGTCACCGGGCTCACCCCGGCCGACCTAGGCCGCAGCGACGACCTGCCGGTCGGCGCCGCGGTGGTGGCAATCGGTTCGCCGTTCGGCCTCTCCGGCACCGTGACCAGCGGCATCATCAGCGCCAAGGACCGGCCGGTGCGGGCCGGCGGCGAGTCAGGCAGCCAGGAATCCGTGCTCGACGCGTTGCAGACCGACGCCGCGATCAACCCCGGGAACTCCGGCGGGCCGCTGGTGGACATGGACGGCAACGTGGTGGGCATCAACTCCGCGATCTACAGCCCCGGCTCGGGTCAGGAGCAAGCCGGCTCGGTCGGGCTCGGCTTCGCGATCCCGGTCGACCAGGCCCGGCGCATCGCCACCGAGTTGAAAGACACCGGTTCGGCCACCCAGACGACCCTGGGCGTCACGATCGGCAACGCGCAGCAGGCGGGGGCGCAGGTCCGCGATGTGGTGCCCGGTGGACCCGCCGAACAGGCCGGGATCCGCTCCGGCGATGTGATCACCAAAATGGACGATCGATCGATCATGGACGCCGATGCCCTGGTAGCTGCGGTCCGCTCGCACGCCCCCGGGGATCGGGTGCGGATCACCATCACCGGGTCCGGCGGGGATCGCACCGCTGATGCCACCCTGACCGGTCAGAAGGGGTGA
- the glp gene encoding molybdotransferase-like divisome protein Glp: protein MRSVDEQLARVLAAAVRPAPVRVAISEAQGLLCAEEVVAEQALPGFDQAAVDGYAVRSVDVQTAADESTVLPVVGEIPVGSRQPRRLQPGQAVRVATGAPLPTLADAVVPLEYTDEHPAKVTVRRPVPSAAFVRRTGEDVQTGDVAVRRGSPIGAAQVGLLAAVGRNKVLVHPRPRVSVISVGDELVDVDRTPGQGQVYDVNSYALAAAARDAGAEVARVGIANSDPRRLHEIVEGRLLLSEIVVIAGGAGGAAGNEVRASLADLGELDVTRVAMQPGSVQGFGRLGPDEIPTFVLPGNPVSALVVFEVLVRPLVRAALGKLNPHRRSVSAELLSPITSTQGRRGFHRGQLLRDPKNGSYLVQPLGTSGSHLLASLAEANCLVVLDEDTTEVGAGEQVQVRFLSQRA, encoded by the coding sequence ATGAGGTCAGTGGACGAGCAGCTCGCGCGCGTACTGGCGGCCGCCGTCCGGCCCGCGCCGGTCCGGGTGGCGATCTCCGAGGCGCAGGGCCTGTTGTGTGCCGAAGAGGTGGTCGCCGAGCAGGCGCTGCCCGGATTCGATCAGGCCGCAGTGGACGGTTACGCGGTGCGCAGCGTCGACGTGCAGACGGCTGCCGACGAGTCGACCGTGCTGCCGGTAGTCGGAGAGATCCCCGTCGGTTCGCGGCAGCCGCGCCGGTTGCAGCCGGGTCAGGCGGTGCGGGTCGCCACCGGTGCGCCGCTGCCGACGCTCGCCGATGCGGTGGTGCCGCTTGAATACACCGACGAGCATCCCGCCAAGGTCACCGTGCGGCGACCGGTGCCGTCGGCGGCGTTCGTCCGTCGCACCGGCGAGGACGTGCAGACCGGCGACGTCGCGGTGCGTCGCGGGTCACCGATCGGCGCGGCTCAGGTCGGATTGCTGGCGGCGGTGGGCCGCAACAAGGTGCTCGTGCACCCGCGGCCGCGGGTGTCGGTGATCTCGGTGGGCGACGAACTGGTGGACGTCGACCGCACGCCCGGGCAGGGCCAGGTCTACGACGTCAACTCCTACGCGCTGGCCGCCGCCGCGCGGGACGCCGGGGCCGAGGTCGCCCGCGTTGGCATCGCCAACAGCGACCCGCGACGGCTGCACGAGATCGTCGAAGGGCGGCTGCTGCTATCCGAGATCGTGGTGATCGCGGGTGGCGCCGGCGGTGCGGCGGGCAACGAGGTCCGCGCGTCCCTGGCCGACCTGGGTGAGCTCGACGTGACCCGGGTGGCCATGCAGCCCGGCTCGGTGCAGGGATTCGGGCGGCTCGGCCCGGACGAGATCCCCACCTTCGTGCTGCCCGGCAACCCGGTGAGCGCGCTGGTGGTCTTCGAGGTGCTGGTCCGGCCGCTGGTCCGCGCCGCGCTGGGCAAGCTCAACCCGCACCGGCGCAGCGTGTCGGCCGAACTGCTCTCGCCGATCACCTCCACCCAAGGACGCCGCGGTTTCCACCGTGGCCAGTTACTGCGCGACCCGAAGAACGGCTCGTACCTGGTGCAACCGCTGGGCACCTCGGGATCGCACCTGCTCGCGTCGCTGGCCGAGGCGAACTGCCTGGTCGTCCTCGACGAGGACACCACCGAGGTTGGCGCGGGAGAGCAAGTGCAGGTCCGGTTCCTCTCGCAGCGCGCCTGA
- the sepX gene encoding divisome protein SepX/GlpR, which translates to MPSSLIFAALAAAWLVVLVPMFARRRQEVSKTTDSALAARVVRRGSGRRPATPGAETTDRVEEAFGMPDTDRDDVVEEQEADGSWRRVHSDDARAGRRYRPGRGGFDPEAAALAARAKYARRQRIVLVMLLVAVTTALLAGLMWPVLWWAHGITDLVIVGYLAYLRRQVHIEDDIRSRRLARMSGERDEYEQYDEYDEVGAGDQPVDEYDEDLDHVGETRRPGDRRPAPQAVRVEIDDEDPMFDELDERTWEPYRRASGE; encoded by the coding sequence ATGCCCAGCTCATTGATCTTCGCTGCACTGGCAGCGGCGTGGCTGGTGGTACTGGTTCCGATGTTCGCACGCCGCCGCCAAGAAGTGTCCAAGACCACCGATTCCGCGCTCGCCGCGCGAGTGGTTCGGCGCGGCAGCGGTCGGCGACCGGCGACGCCCGGAGCCGAGACAACCGACAGGGTGGAGGAGGCGTTCGGGATGCCTGACACCGACCGGGACGACGTGGTCGAAGAACAAGAGGCCGACGGTTCGTGGCGAAGAGTGCACAGCGACGACGCCCGCGCCGGGCGCCGCTACCGGCCGGGCCGCGGCGGCTTCGACCCGGAAGCCGCCGCGTTGGCAGCGCGTGCCAAATACGCCCGGCGGCAGCGCATCGTGCTCGTCATGCTGCTCGTGGCGGTGACCACGGCGCTGCTGGCCGGTCTGATGTGGCCGGTCCTGTGGTGGGCGCACGGCATCACAGACCTGGTGATCGTGGGTTACCTCGCGTACCTGCGTCGGCAGGTCCACATCGAAGATGACATCCGCAGCCGACGGCTGGCCCGGATGTCCGGCGAGCGCGACGAGTACGAACAGTACGACGAGTACGACGAAGTCGGCGCGGGCGACCAGCCGGTGGACGAGTACGACGAAGACCTCGACCACGTCGGCGAAACCCGGCGACCCGGCGACCGCCGGCCGGCCCCGCAGGCCGTCCGCGTGGAGATCGACGACGAGGACCCCATGTTCGATGAGCTGGACGAACGTACCTGGGAGCCCTACCGTCGAGCCTCCGGCGAATAG
- a CDS encoding MogA/MoaB family molybdenum cofactor biosynthesis protein has translation MERSAQRLGRALVVVVDDRVAQGEQEDNIGPLVTELLEEAGFIVDGTVAVAGETVDIRNALNTAVIGGVDVVITVGGTGVSPRDVTPDATAGVLDRPVPGIAEALRASGLAAGAVEAGVSRGLVGVSGSTLVVNLAGSRASVRDGMATLTPLVAHVIEQLSGLEPA, from the coding sequence ATGGAACGCAGCGCGCAGCGGTTGGGGCGGGCCCTCGTGGTCGTGGTGGACGACCGGGTCGCCCAGGGCGAGCAGGAAGACAACATCGGTCCGCTGGTGACCGAGTTGTTGGAGGAGGCCGGTTTCATCGTCGACGGGACCGTCGCGGTGGCCGGGGAAACAGTGGACATCCGCAACGCGCTGAACACCGCAGTGATCGGCGGGGTGGACGTGGTGATCACCGTCGGCGGCACCGGGGTGTCGCCGCGGGACGTCACGCCGGATGCGACGGCAGGAGTGCTGGACCGCCCGGTCCCGGGCATCGCGGAAGCGCTTCGGGCCTCGGGCCTGGCGGCGGGCGCCGTCGAGGCGGGTGTGTCGCGCGGTCTGGTCGGGGTCTCCGGCAGCACGCTGGTGGTGAATCTGGCGGGTTCCCGAGCCTCGGTCCGGGACGGCATGGCCACCCTGACGCCGCTGGTGGCCCACGTGATCGAACAACTGTCCGGGCTGGAACCGGCCTGA
- the mscL gene encoding large conductance mechanosensitive channel protein MscL: MLKGFKDFLMRGNVIDLAVAVVVGSAFTALVTAFTTSIIKPIIAATGGGNVTGLSIQLRAGNIASIIDFAAVINSVITFFITAAVVYFLFVVPMKKISERRKKGDEEGQSEPTDVELLLEIRDLLRREQGLPAVKGLAAEDEKASVSGNGQQK; this comes from the coding sequence GTGCTCAAGGGCTTCAAGGACTTCCTGATGCGCGGCAACGTGATCGACCTGGCCGTCGCGGTGGTCGTCGGTAGCGCGTTCACCGCGTTGGTCACGGCGTTCACCACGAGCATCATCAAGCCGATCATCGCCGCCACCGGAGGTGGCAACGTCACCGGCCTGAGCATCCAGCTACGCGCAGGCAACATTGCCTCGATCATCGACTTCGCCGCGGTGATCAACTCCGTGATCACGTTCTTCATCACGGCGGCGGTCGTCTACTTCCTGTTCGTGGTGCCGATGAAGAAGATCTCGGAGCGTCGTAAGAAGGGCGACGAGGAAGGCCAGTCCGAGCCGACCGATGTCGAACTGCTGCTGGAGATCCGCGACCTGCTGCGCCGCGAGCAGGGCCTCCCGGCAGTCAAGGGACTGGCTGCCGAGGACGAGAAGGCGAGCGTCTCGGGCAACGGCCAGCAGAAGTAA
- a CDS encoding UTP--glucose-1-phosphate uridylyltransferase, producing the protein MSSPTSTPTAFRTAIVPAAGLGTRFLPTTKAVPKELLPVVDTPGIELVAAEAAEAGAQRLVIVTSPDKQAVTEYFRPQPELEQTLKARGKDELLDKVRRGPALIAAEAALQEQALGLGHAVSCAEPNLTDADDAVAVLLPDDLVLPRGVLKRMGEVRARYGGSVLCAFDVPREQISAYGSFDVTDTDADDVKRVRGMVEKPAPDQAPSTLAAVGRYLLDRAVFDALRRIEPGAGGELQLTDAVALLISEEHPVHVVVHHGGRHDLGNPGGFLKAAVDFALEDPEYGPDLRDWLVERMSRS; encoded by the coding sequence ATGAGCAGCCCGACGAGCACGCCCACAGCGTTCCGGACCGCCATCGTCCCCGCCGCCGGCCTGGGAACCCGGTTCCTGCCGACCACGAAGGCGGTGCCCAAGGAGTTGCTACCGGTCGTCGACACCCCCGGGATCGAACTGGTGGCCGCCGAAGCGGCCGAAGCGGGTGCGCAGCGCCTGGTCATCGTGACCTCGCCGGACAAGCAGGCGGTGACCGAGTACTTCCGGCCGCAACCCGAGCTCGAACAGACTCTCAAGGCCCGCGGCAAGGACGAATTGCTCGATAAGGTCCGCCGCGGACCCGCGCTGATCGCCGCGGAGGCCGCCCTGCAGGAACAGGCCCTCGGGCTGGGCCACGCCGTGAGTTGTGCGGAACCGAATCTGACCGATGCCGACGACGCGGTCGCGGTGCTGCTGCCCGACGACCTGGTGCTGCCGCGCGGCGTGCTCAAGCGGATGGGCGAGGTGCGCGCCCGCTACGGCGGCAGCGTGCTGTGCGCGTTCGACGTGCCGCGCGAGCAGATTTCCGCCTACGGCAGCTTCGACGTCACCGACACCGACGCCGACGATGTCAAGCGGGTCCGTGGCATGGTCGAGAAGCCCGCACCCGACCAGGCCCCGTCCACCCTGGCCGCGGTCGGCCGCTATCTGCTGGATCGGGCGGTCTTCGACGCGCTCAGGCGCATCGAGCCCGGTGCCGGAGGTGAACTTCAGCTCACCGATGCCGTAGCGTTGCTGATCTCCGAAGAACACCCGGTGCACGTCGTGGTCCATCACGGTGGGCGACACGACTTGGGAAATCCTGGCGGTTTCCTCAAAGCTGCGGTGGACTTCGCGCTGGAGGATCCCGAGTACGGGCCGGACCTGCGGGACTGGCTCGTCGAGCGGATGAGCAGAAGCTAG
- a CDS encoding FmdB family zinc ribbon protein, whose product MPTYQYACTECDHRFEAVQSFSEDSLTDCPQCTGRLRKLFNAVGIVFKGSGFYRTDNRSSNSSSSSTSGNTSSSSSSNGNGSSSSESSSSSSSSSSSTATAAAS is encoded by the coding sequence GTGCCCACATACCAGTACGCCTGCACCGAATGTGATCACCGGTTCGAGGCGGTGCAGTCGTTCAGTGAGGACTCGCTCACCGATTGCCCGCAGTGCACCGGCCGGCTCCGCAAGTTGTTCAACGCCGTGGGCATCGTGTTCAAGGGCAGCGGCTTCTACCGCACCGACAACCGGTCGTCGAACTCGTCCTCCAGCTCGACCAGCGGCAACACGTCCTCTTCATCGAGCAGCAACGGCAACGGCAGTTCGTCGTCCGAGTCGAGCTCGTCGTCTTCGAGCAGCAGTTCCTCGACCGCCACGGCCGCCGCTTCCTGA
- a CDS encoding 5-formyltetrahydrofolate cyclo-ligase encodes MSSLDESSTTKSEWRRMLLEQRRAVDEDTRATEDEALQQALLRWLDGRPVRTVAAYVPVGGEPGSPGLLDALRDAGLRVLLPIVVRGRPLEWADYTGPGSLRSAGFGLLEPAGDRLGPTTIGAADAVLVPALAVDHQGVRLGRGAGYYDRSLPMAAPSAPRIGIVRDGEFVVELPGEAHDVRMTGVLTPRRGVVALPV; translated from the coding sequence GTGAGCTCACTGGACGAATCGAGTACGACCAAATCCGAGTGGCGTCGCATGTTGCTGGAGCAGCGCCGGGCGGTTGACGAGGACACCCGGGCAACCGAGGACGAGGCGCTGCAGCAGGCGCTGTTGCGCTGGCTCGACGGCCGCCCGGTGCGGACGGTGGCGGCGTACGTCCCGGTGGGCGGCGAGCCGGGCTCGCCGGGCTTACTCGACGCGCTGCGCGACGCGGGGCTGCGGGTGCTGCTGCCGATCGTGGTCCGGGGCAGGCCGCTGGAGTGGGCGGACTACACCGGACCGGGCTCGCTGCGCTCCGCCGGGTTCGGTCTGCTGGAACCCGCCGGTGATCGGCTGGGACCGACCACCATCGGCGCGGCCGACGCGGTGCTGGTGCCCGCGCTGGCCGTGGACCACCAGGGGGTTCGCCTGGGGCGCGGGGCCGGGTATTACGACAGATCGCTGCCGATGGCCGCGCCGAGCGCGCCGCGGATCGGCATCGTCCGTGACGGCGAGTTCGTCGTCGAGCTGCCCGGGGAGGCGCACGACGTGCGGATGACCGGTGTGCTGACACCACGGCGCGGGGTCGTGGCGCTACCGGTGTGA
- a CDS encoding GNAT family N-acetyltransferase, whose amino-acid sequence MQPTDADGFPIGRHPGWPVRLGPLITARGAVALRPPRLRDGSAWSRTRLQDRVYLQEWEPTAVGGWQERNALMAWPAQWSALRGMARRGQALPFTITVDREFAGQLTIGNIVRGALRSGWIGYWVASRFAGGGVATAAVALAVDQCFGPVGLHRLEATVRPENQPSVRVLEKSGFRREGLFHRYLDVAGAWRDHYAYALTVEDIPDGAVTRLIRAGGASRP is encoded by the coding sequence ATGCAGCCCACCGACGCTGATGGGTTCCCGATCGGCCGCCACCCCGGCTGGCCGGTGCGCCTCGGGCCGCTGATCACCGCGCGCGGCGCCGTGGCGTTGCGCCCGCCCCGGCTGCGCGACGGCTCGGCCTGGAGCCGGACTCGGCTGCAAGACCGGGTTTACCTACAGGAATGGGAACCCACGGCGGTCGGCGGCTGGCAAGAGCGCAACGCGCTGATGGCCTGGCCCGCGCAATGGAGTGCGCTGCGCGGCATGGCCCGTCGCGGCCAGGCGCTGCCGTTCACGATCACCGTCGACCGCGAGTTCGCCGGACAGTTGACCATCGGCAACATCGTGCGCGGCGCGCTGCGCTCCGGCTGGATCGGCTACTGGGTGGCTTCGCGGTTCGCCGGCGGCGGGGTCGCCACGGCCGCCGTGGCGCTGGCGGTCGACCAGTGCTTCGGCCCGGTGGGGCTGCACCGGCTGGAGGCGACCGTGCGACCGGAGAACCAGCCGAGCGTGCGGGTGCTGGAGAAGTCCGGGTTCCGCCGCGAGGGGCTGTTCCACCGATACCTGGACGTGGCCGGTGCCTGGCGGGACCACTACGCCTACGCGCTGACCGTCGAGGACATCCCGGACGGCGCGGTGACCAGACTGATCCGGGCCGGCGGCGCCAGCCGGCCATGA
- a CDS encoding recombinase family protein, translated as MTSAYADSYDELQQDIAVPVEHPADDVEPGTRAVIYLRVSSAGQVKRDYDPEGISIPAQREACLRKAKDLGVTVIDEYVEPGPTATEMTKREAFQRMPARVRGQGDVDYIIIYQLSRMARNRYDDAIVMADLRKRGVTLVSATESIDDSPVGQLMHGILATFNEYQSLQSGVDIAYKMGQKARNGGTIGRARLGYLNHIDHSEGRVIRTIVVDDERAPLVQLAFELYDTGDYTLADLADELHDRGLRTRPTAKHPAKKVSINKLSQMLRDRYYLGYVTYQGEEIRGRHDPLIDEDLFDRVQDRLNSRTAAKERRRVHHHYLKGSVFCGRCRRAGITQRMIIQRTVNRHGTEYLYFFCRNKRDGTCQAPHVHVDLVEDAVERH; from the coding sequence ATGACCAGCGCATACGCTGACTCCTACGACGAGTTGCAGCAGGACATCGCTGTTCCTGTCGAGCACCCCGCAGACGACGTGGAACCCGGCACGCGAGCGGTGATCTACCTACGCGTGTCCTCGGCCGGGCAGGTCAAACGGGACTATGACCCCGAGGGCATCTCCATCCCGGCCCAGCGGGAAGCGTGCCTGCGCAAGGCGAAAGACCTCGGTGTCACCGTCATCGACGAGTACGTCGAACCGGGCCCTACTGCCACGGAGATGACCAAGCGTGAGGCATTCCAGCGGATGCCGGCACGCGTGCGCGGCCAGGGCGACGTCGATTACATCATCATCTATCAACTCTCCCGAATGGCCCGGAACCGCTACGACGACGCCATCGTCATGGCCGACCTCCGCAAGCGCGGCGTCACGCTCGTCTCCGCCACCGAGTCCATCGATGACTCGCCCGTCGGGCAGCTCATGCATGGCATCCTGGCGACCTTCAACGAGTATCAGTCACTCCAGTCCGGTGTGGACATTGCCTACAAGATGGGGCAGAAAGCCCGCAACGGCGGCACGATCGGCCGCGCACGGCTGGGCTACCTCAACCACATCGACCACTCCGAAGGCCGCGTGATCCGCACCATCGTCGTCGACGACGAACGGGCCCCGCTGGTACAGCTCGCCTTCGAGCTCTACGACACCGGGGACTACACCCTCGCCGATCTGGCCGACGAACTCCACGACCGCGGCCTACGCACCCGCCCCACCGCCAAGCACCCGGCGAAGAAAGTCTCGATCAACAAGCTCTCGCAGATGCTGCGCGACCGCTACTACCTCGGCTACGTGACCTACCAGGGCGAGGAAATCCGCGGCCGGCACGACCCATTGATCGACGAAGACCTCTTCGACCGAGTCCAGGACCGGCTCAACTCCCGGACCGCGGCAAAAGAACGCCGCCGGGTGCACCATCACTACCTCAAGGGCTCGGTGTTCTGCGGTCGCTGCCGCCGCGCCGGGATCACCCAGCGGATGATCATCCAACGCACCGTGAACCGGCACGGCACCGAATACCTGTACTTCTTCTGCCGCAACAAGCGTGACGGCACCTGCCAAGCGCCCCACGTCCATGTGGACCTGGTCGAAGACGCCGTGGAACGGCATTAG